The following proteins are encoded in a genomic region of Dialister hominis:
- the purM gene encoding phosphoribosylformylglycinamidine cyclo-ligase translates to MTEKKKGLTYAEAGVDIDAGEREVELIKESVQATYTRGVLGDLGGFGGLFRLKDELTDDPVLVSGTDGVGTKLRLAIEMGIHDTIGQDCVAMSVNDVLVQGARPLFFLDYIATGKLEPELMAEIVKGVANACIESGCALLGGETAEMAGFYAKGDYDVAGFAVGIVDKKDLITGETIAPGDVILGLPSTGVHSNGYSLVRRIIEDNNLSLKETYEGFDKPLGEVLLTPTRLYPRPVLPVLKGADVKGLVHITGGGFYDNIPRVLPKGTRAVLNADLWPMLPVFPFLMNLGGVDPHEMYRTYNCGLGMLLILTREEAEKAKEILASINEPVYEVGEITEGSQDVIVTGGLFNK, encoded by the coding sequence ATGACTGAAAAGAAAAAAGGCCTGACTTACGCGGAAGCCGGCGTTGATATCGATGCTGGCGAAAGAGAAGTGGAACTGATCAAGGAATCAGTCCAGGCAACATACACCAGAGGCGTTCTGGGAGATCTGGGAGGCTTTGGCGGCCTTTTCCGCCTGAAGGATGAACTGACAGATGATCCGGTTCTCGTATCCGGCACTGACGGCGTAGGCACAAAGCTGCGCCTTGCCATTGAAATGGGCATCCATGATACCATCGGCCAGGACTGCGTTGCCATGAGCGTCAATGACGTCCTCGTACAGGGCGCAAGACCGCTCTTCTTCCTGGACTACATTGCTACCGGAAAGCTCGAACCAGAACTGATGGCTGAAATCGTCAAAGGCGTTGCCAATGCCTGCATCGAATCCGGCTGCGCACTCCTCGGCGGCGAAACCGCTGAAATGGCAGGTTTCTATGCCAAAGGCGATTACGATGTAGCTGGCTTTGCTGTCGGCATCGTTGACAAGAAAGACCTCATCACAGGCGAAACAATCGCTCCTGGCGATGTCATTCTCGGACTTCCGTCCACCGGTGTCCATTCCAATGGATACTCCCTCGTACGCCGCATCATCGAGGACAACAACCTGTCCCTGAAGGAAACGTATGAAGGCTTCGATAAGCCTCTTGGCGAAGTCCTCCTCACACCGACCCGCCTCTATCCGAGACCGGTCCTGCCGGTACTGAAGGGCGCTGACGTCAAAGGTCTCGTCCATATCACTGGCGGCGGCTTCTACGACAACATCCCGAGAGTCCTTCCAAAGGGCACCCGCGCTGTACTGAATGCCGATCTCTGGCCGATGCTTCCTGTATTCCCGTTCCTGATGAATCTGGGAGGCGTCGATCCACATGAAATGTACCGTACATACAACTGCGGTCTTGGCATGCTCCTGATTCTCACCCGCGAGGAAGCAGAAAAGGCAAAGGAAATCCTCGCTTCCATCAATGAACCGGTTTACGAAGTCGGCGAAATTACTGAAGGCAGCCAGGACGTCATTGTGACGGGCGGCTTGTTTAATAAATAA
- the dapD gene encoding 2,3,4,5-tetrahydropyridine-2,6-dicarboxylate N-acetyltransferase codes for MAQLDAQSIINFIGSAPKKTFVKVYVKGKNLDSLTYPEGVDAFVESRTGILFGDWKEVKPFLDEHAKDFDAVRIENEARNSAVPLLDTKNINARIEPGAVIRDQVLIGNNAVIMMGAIINIGAEIGEGTMIDMGAILGGRAIVGKHCHIGAGTVLAGVVEPASAEPVRVDDDVLIGANAVVIEGVHIGEGAVVAAGAIVIHDVAPHTVVAGSPARYIKDVDAKTTSKTGLEEELRNL; via the coding sequence ATGGCACAATTAGATGCACAGTCCATCATCAATTTCATAGGCAGCGCTCCTAAGAAAACATTTGTCAAAGTATATGTAAAAGGAAAAAACCTTGACTCCCTGACATATCCGGAGGGAGTGGATGCCTTTGTAGAAAGCAGGACAGGAATCCTCTTTGGCGACTGGAAAGAAGTAAAGCCGTTTTTGGATGAGCATGCAAAAGATTTTGACGCAGTCAGAATTGAAAATGAAGCTAGAAATTCTGCTGTTCCGCTTCTGGATACAAAGAACATCAATGCACGCATTGAACCAGGCGCTGTCATCCGCGATCAGGTACTGATCGGAAACAATGCCGTCATCATGATGGGAGCTATCATCAACATCGGAGCTGAAATCGGAGAAGGCACCATGATTGATATGGGAGCTATCCTCGGCGGACGCGCTATTGTCGGCAAGCATTGCCATATCGGTGCAGGCACTGTACTGGCAGGCGTTGTTGAACCGGCATCTGCTGAACCGGTACGTGTCGACGACGATGTCCTGATCGGAGCCAATGCTGTTGTTATCGAAGGCGTTCACATCGGTGAAGGCGCAGTCGTTGCCGCAGGAGCCATCGTCATTCATGATGTCGCTCCGCATACCGTAGTAGCAGGATCTCCTGCCCGCTATATCAAGGACGTAGACGCAAAGACCACATCAAAAACCGGTCTGGAAGAAGAATTGAGGAATCTGTAA
- a CDS encoding phosphoribosylaminoimidazolesuccinocarboxamide synthase, producing the protein MKEYKPFKSGKVRELYDLGDSLVMVCTDRVSAFDNILKDPIPQKGVVLNRMSEFWFDFTKDIVPNHMISIDTKDMPEFFQTEEFEGRSMKTQKLDMIPVECIVRGYITGSGWEGYQKDGKVCGITLPEGLKECQKLPQPIFTPSTKAPVGEHDQNISMEEGVEWVEKFFPGKGKEYMEKLSELTLALYNKCADYALERGIIIADTKFEFGLDKEGNIVLGDEMLTPDNSRFWPAKGYEAGHGQPSFDKQFLRDYLKAHPGDTVPQEIIDKTIAIYKEAYELLTGIKF; encoded by the coding sequence ATGAAAGAATACAAACCATTCAAATCCGGCAAGGTACGTGAACTCTATGATCTGGGCGACAGCCTCGTTATGGTCTGCACTGACCGCGTTTCCGCTTTCGACAACATTCTGAAAGACCCGATCCCGCAGAAGGGCGTCGTTCTGAACCGCATGTCTGAATTCTGGTTCGATTTCACAAAGGACATCGTTCCGAACCACATGATTTCCATCGACACAAAGGATATGCCGGAATTCTTCCAGACTGAAGAATTTGAAGGCCGTTCCATGAAGACACAGAAGCTCGACATGATCCCGGTAGAATGCATCGTCCGCGGATACATCACAGGTTCCGGCTGGGAAGGATACCAGAAAGACGGCAAAGTCTGCGGCATCACTCTTCCGGAAGGCCTGAAGGAATGCCAGAAGCTTCCGCAGCCGATCTTCACCCCGTCCACCAAGGCTCCTGTCGGTGAACATGACCAGAACATTTCCATGGAAGAAGGCGTGGAATGGGTCGAAAAGTTCTTCCCGGGCAAGGGCAAAGAATACATGGAAAAACTGTCTGAACTGACACTCGCGCTTTACAACAAGTGCGCTGACTATGCTCTCGAAAGAGGCATCATCATCGCTGATACCAAATTCGAATTCGGCCTCGACAAGGAAGGAAACATTGTCCTGGGCGACGAAATGCTGACACCAGACAACTCCCGCTTCTGGCCGGCAAAGGGCTATGAAGCAGGCCACGGCCAGCCGTCCTTCGACAAGCAGTTCCTGAGAGACTACCTCAAGGCTCATCCTGGAGATACCGTTCCGCAGGAAATCATCGACAAGACGATTGCCATTTACAAAGAAGCATATGAACTTCTGACCGGCATCAAGTTCTAA
- the purE gene encoding 5-(carboxyamino)imidazole ribonucleotide mutase: MHVGIVMGSDSDLPAMKKAFEILDGFGVTYDVAIASAHRTPKKLAEFVAAEEEKGAGAFIAGAGMAAALPGVVASLTLRPVIGVPLSGAKLDGMDALFSIVQMPSGIPVATVAIDGTKNAAFLAIEIGAVSDRELYRKYKEYREEAAAEIYRKDEKLQKELGR, translated from the coding sequence ATGCATGTAGGAATCGTTATGGGCAGTGACTCCGACCTGCCGGCCATGAAAAAAGCATTTGAAATCCTGGACGGATTCGGCGTTACATATGACGTTGCCATTGCTTCCGCTCACCGCACGCCAAAGAAACTGGCTGAATTTGTTGCGGCAGAAGAAGAAAAAGGCGCAGGCGCATTCATTGCCGGCGCTGGCATGGCAGCAGCCCTTCCGGGTGTGGTAGCCAGCCTGACTTTAAGACCAGTCATCGGCGTACCGCTCTCCGGCGCAAAGCTCGACGGTATGGATGCGCTCTTCTCCATTGTGCAGATGCCATCCGGAATCCCGGTAGCTACCGTTGCCATTGACGGCACGAAGAATGCAGCCTTCCTCGCTATTGAAATCGGAGCTGTCTCCGATCGTGAATTGTACAGAAAGTACAAGGAATACCGCGAAGAAGCCGCTGCTGAAATTTACAGAAAAGATGAAAAACTGCAGAAGGAATTGGGCCGTTAA
- the purF gene encoding amidophosphoribosyltransferase, which produces MYKSIDIYDDKPHEECGVFGIFDRELSAAAETYYGIFALQHRGQESAGITVSDGKVMETFRGMGLVTEVFRHLPEKDGHIGIGHVRYSTTGSSIPANVQPLQADSIDGSMALAHNGNLVNTKNLRRRLLLEGSTFQTSMDTEVIIKLLARSRRKTEEEKFIELMDEIHGAYAIVACTNDALYGCRDPFGYRPLVLGRTEKGWVLASETPALDAIDAKFVRDILPGEIVSIDDNGVRSTMYCPVENHRHGICSFEYIYFARPDSIMNGQGIYQARLNMGKKLWEETHFDGDVVMSVPDSGNVAALGYAQASGIPFVEGLLKNKYMGRTFIQPGQKQRERAVRMKLNPIRMNVEGKRIILVDDSIVRGTTSGIIINLLRNAGAKEIKLCISSPPVRYPCFFGIDTAERKQLIAAKYPTEEICKMIGADALHYLSQEGLAESISELKKTDMCFACFDGIYPEPVPNNGLGGMEEEE; this is translated from the coding sequence ATGTATAAAAGTATTGATATCTATGATGACAAGCCCCATGAAGAATGCGGGGTATTTGGCATTTTTGACCGTGAATTGTCTGCTGCAGCCGAGACCTATTACGGGATTTTCGCACTCCAGCACCGCGGCCAGGAAAGCGCCGGCATCACAGTGTCTGACGGAAAGGTTATGGAGACTTTCCGCGGTATGGGACTCGTTACCGAAGTTTTCCGCCATTTACCTGAAAAGGACGGGCATATCGGTATTGGACACGTACGTTATTCCACCACAGGCTCTTCGATTCCAGCCAACGTACAGCCGCTGCAGGCTGACAGCATAGACGGATCGATGGCGCTGGCACATAACGGCAACTTGGTCAACACGAAGAACCTTCGCAGAAGACTGCTTCTGGAAGGCTCCACGTTCCAGACTTCCATGGATACCGAAGTCATTATCAAGCTTCTGGCAAGAAGCAGAAGAAAAACAGAAGAAGAAAAGTTCATTGAACTGATGGATGAAATCCATGGCGCATATGCCATCGTAGCATGCACGAATGATGCACTCTACGGCTGCCGCGATCCTTTCGGCTACCGCCCGCTCGTACTGGGCAGGACGGAAAAGGGCTGGGTGCTGGCTTCTGAAACACCGGCTCTCGATGCCATTGATGCAAAATTCGTCAGGGACATCCTTCCGGGCGAAATTGTTTCCATCGATGACAACGGTGTCCGTTCCACCATGTACTGCCCGGTGGAAAATCACCGTCACGGAATCTGCTCCTTCGAATATATTTACTTCGCCCGTCCGGATTCCATCATGAACGGACAGGGCATTTATCAGGCCCGCCTCAACATGGGCAAAAAGCTCTGGGAAGAAACCCATTTCGACGGAGACGTCGTCATGAGCGTGCCGGATTCCGGCAACGTGGCAGCTCTGGGATATGCCCAGGCTTCCGGCATTCCTTTCGTGGAAGGCCTTCTCAAGAACAAGTACATGGGACGCACCTTCATCCAGCCGGGACAGAAGCAGCGTGAAAGAGCCGTCCGCATGAAGCTGAACCCGATCCGCATGAATGTCGAAGGAAAGAGAATCATCCTCGTCGATGACTCCATCGTCCGCGGCACGACAAGTGGCATCATCATCAACCTTCTGAGAAACGCAGGCGCCAAGGAAATCAAACTCTGCATCAGCTCGCCGCCAGTCAGATATCCATGCTTCTTCGGCATTGATACCGCTGAAAGAAAGCAGCTGATCGCCGCTAAGTATCCAACAGAGGAAATTTGCAAGATGATCGGCGCCGATGCGCTCCATTACCTCTCGCAGGAAGGCCTCGCTGAATCGATTTCCGAACTGAAGAAGACGGATATGTGCTTTGCCTGCTTTGACGGCATTTATCCGGAACCCGTACCGAACAACGGTCTGGGCGGCATGGAAGAGGAAGAATAG
- a CDS encoding alpha/beta hydrolase, producing MDEEKPIILTAQGSFSAGGKTLKAEGTYDPSHALDPAGQTKHVDHAYVFYQAPKDARPNALVFLHGAGQSGAAWETTPDGREGFQTIFLRKGYKVFLMDQPGRGRAASVLTSASVEPKPDEALWFDIFRFGHYPERFPGVQIPEGEEAADQLWRRVTPDTRTFDAELVSDTLSAAIDRAGPSVIVTHSQGAGAGWRAAMKNDNVRGIIALEPGVGFLFPDDDVPDPLISTSPFGALKAEGVDPRDFHKLTEIPILMIFGDNIPDDMTRWGGEDNWRVRRMEAENMAEEINRQGGDARVIRLPDVGIHGNTHFPFEDLNNREIADLMEDWMIEKELDR from the coding sequence ATGGATGAGGAAAAACCGATCATATTGACCGCGCAGGGAAGTTTCTCTGCCGGCGGAAAGACGCTGAAGGCGGAGGGGACGTATGACCCTTCTCATGCGCTTGATCCTGCCGGACAGACAAAGCATGTCGATCATGCCTATGTGTTTTATCAGGCGCCGAAGGATGCGAGGCCGAACGCTCTCGTGTTCCTCCATGGAGCCGGGCAGAGCGGAGCCGCATGGGAGACGACGCCTGACGGGCGCGAAGGATTCCAGACGATATTCCTCCGTAAGGGATACAAGGTATTCCTGATGGACCAGCCGGGACGCGGCAGGGCGGCGAGTGTTTTGACAAGTGCATCCGTCGAGCCAAAACCAGACGAAGCGCTCTGGTTTGATATTTTCCGCTTCGGCCATTATCCGGAAAGATTTCCCGGCGTGCAGATTCCTGAAGGGGAAGAGGCCGCCGACCAGCTCTGGCGGAGGGTGACACCGGATACGAGGACCTTTGATGCCGAGCTTGTCTCGGATACGCTATCAGCGGCAATCGACCGTGCAGGGCCTTCTGTCATCGTGACGCATTCGCAGGGAGCCGGCGCAGGCTGGCGCGCTGCCATGAAGAATGACAATGTCAGGGGCATCATTGCCCTGGAGCCCGGCGTAGGATTCCTCTTTCCTGATGACGATGTGCCCGATCCATTGATTTCCACAAGCCCCTTCGGTGCTCTTAAGGCAGAAGGCGTCGATCCGAGGGATTTCCACAAGCTGACGGAAATCCCGATCCTCATGATCTTCGGAGACAATATTCCAGACGACATGACACGCTGGGGCGGCGAAGACAACTGGAGAGTCCGCCGCATGGAAGCGGAAAACATGGCAGAAGAAATCAACCGGCAGGGCGGGGATGCCCGTGTCATACGGCTTCCTGACGTCGGAATCCATGGAAATACGCATTTCCCTTTCGAGGATCTGAATAACCGTGAAATCGCGGATCTCATGGAAGACTGGATGATCGAAAAGGAACTGGACAGGTAA
- the dusB gene encoding tRNA dihydrouridine synthase DusB, which translates to MDKPVIGTVKLDGWAVLAPMAGVSDLAYRVIARRFGASMTTAEMVSAKGLYYKNGKTEDMLKIDPDEHPVALQLFGSDPEIMALGAREMAKAGPDIIDINMGCPMQKVVKNGDGSALMKNIPLAASIVKAMAGAVDIPITVKMRLGWTRDTENCVELARAVEEAGAAAITVHGRTREDFYTGKADWKKIAEVVKAVKIPVIGNGDVVDGPSAKALLEETGCAAVAIGRAAWGNPWVFKEVNAYLENGDIIDPPSWEERLAMAREHLHGLVIEKGENAAVREMRAHASRYFHGLPEAAALRREIMKALTEKEFNETIDRYEEEKHLTEPSKI; encoded by the coding sequence ATGGATAAACCAGTCATAGGTACTGTCAAGCTTGACGGCTGGGCCGTACTGGCTCCGATGGCGGGCGTCAGCGATCTGGCGTACCGTGTCATAGCAAGGCGCTTCGGCGCATCCATGACTACAGCGGAAATGGTCAGCGCCAAGGGGCTGTATTATAAAAACGGAAAGACAGAAGACATGCTGAAGATCGATCCGGATGAACATCCGGTAGCTCTCCAGCTTTTCGGAAGCGATCCTGAAATCATGGCGCTTGGGGCGCGCGAGATGGCAAAGGCGGGTCCTGATATCATCGATATCAATATGGGCTGCCCGATGCAGAAGGTCGTTAAGAACGGCGACGGATCGGCGCTCATGAAGAATATTCCGCTGGCTGCTTCCATCGTAAAGGCCATGGCGGGCGCCGTGGATATCCCGATCACGGTCAAGATGCGTCTTGGCTGGACAAGGGATACGGAAAACTGCGTGGAACTTGCCAGGGCTGTCGAAGAGGCAGGGGCAGCAGCCATTACTGTCCATGGACGCACAAGGGAAGATTTCTATACAGGAAAGGCGGACTGGAAGAAGATTGCCGAAGTCGTCAAGGCGGTTAAGATTCCGGTCATTGGAAACGGGGACGTCGTTGACGGCCCATCGGCTAAAGCGCTTCTGGAAGAAACAGGATGCGCCGCGGTTGCCATCGGCCGTGCTGCCTGGGGAAATCCCTGGGTGTTCAAGGAAGTGAATGCATACCTTGAAAATGGCGATATTATCGATCCGCCGTCCTGGGAGGAACGCCTTGCCATGGCAAGGGAGCATCTTCACGGCCTTGTCATTGAGAAGGGCGAAAATGCAGCCGTCCGCGAAATGCGCGCGCATGCAAGCCGCTATTTCCACGGACTTCCTGAAGCCGCTGCCCTTCGCCGCGAAATCATGAAGGCGCTCACCGAGAAGGAATTCAATGAGACGATCGACAGGTATGAAGAAGAAAAGCATCTGACCGAGCCGTCAAAAATCTGA
- a CDS encoding transporter substrate-binding domain-containing protein codes for MNKKTKIAAAALISFLAAGLIAGCGGDKKAASSAASAAADGKKHVKVVLSSTERPLSWTDENGRTQGYEYDILEAVNKNLKGYHLDLQAVPPETQDVMMESGDAKVAAGGYYRTPRREKDYIVPKTPIGVSSVEVYMSKENAAKYHSLEDVIKGGGKLVPNTPNGGIYKVLTDWNKEHNNILKEVPIQDGLTPAERLSSLKSGQYDALVYPNNLGVEDIAKAMNLDLVALDKPIKVNETVLIVNKDEKELANEIEAALEKLSKDGTLKQISEKWYHRNLFDQLDEANAQK; via the coding sequence ATGAACAAGAAAACAAAAATCGCAGCAGCAGCACTTATTTCATTCCTTGCAGCAGGACTCATTGCCGGATGCGGCGGAGACAAGAAGGCAGCTTCTTCTGCAGCTTCTGCAGCAGCTGACGGAAAGAAACACGTGAAGGTCGTTCTTTCCAGCACGGAACGTCCGCTTTCCTGGACCGATGAAAACGGTAGGACACAGGGCTATGAATACGATATCCTGGAAGCAGTCAATAAGAACCTCAAGGGCTACCACCTCGATCTCCAGGCTGTTCCGCCGGAAACACAGGATGTCATGATGGAATCCGGAGATGCCAAGGTCGCAGCCGGCGGTTACTACCGTACACCGCGCCGTGAAAAGGATTACATCGTACCGAAGACACCGATCGGCGTATCTTCTGTCGAAGTATACATGAGCAAGGAAAATGCAGCGAAGTACCACAGCCTTGAAGATGTCATCAAGGGCGGCGGCAAGCTCGTTCCGAACACACCGAACGGCGGCATCTACAAAGTACTGACAGACTGGAACAAGGAACATAACAACATTCTGAAGGAAGTTCCGATCCAGGACGGCCTGACTCCGGCTGAACGTCTGAGCTCCCTGAAGAGCGGCCAGTATGATGCGCTCGTTTACCCGAACAACCTCGGTGTAGAAGATATTGCCAAAGCTATGAACCTGGACCTTGTCGCTCTCGACAAGCCAATCAAAGTCAATGAAACCGTTCTCATCGTCAACAAGGATGAAAAGGAACTGGCCAATGAAATCGAAGCTGCCCTGGAAAAACTCTCCAAGGATGGCACTCTGAAGCAGATTTCTGAAAAATGGTATCACAGAAACCTCTTCGATCAGCTGGATGAAGCCAACGCACAGAAGTAA
- a CDS encoding M20/M25/M40 family metallo-hydrolase has translation MDLENKGAEISARNEKYLRHLQGLVQILSVSSVNDEHTDWSRFDELHQYLQTTYPMIYQKLELTVIGKASLLFRWPSENPDRKPVLLMAHQDVVPAGREEQWSHPPFAGEVEDGFLWGRGSEDCKSLLSAEMDAVEELLEEHFKPSFDIYLSFGHNEEVQCTPDKKGSILAAEYLKRNGVELACIFDEGGNIIDNESGVRAEVALAEKAPNEFVLYKDGDGGHASRPGKGTVLGDIARAAAAVEEHPMPYRLTPLVKAFLKAEARFKDKKTAKVYRHPGKHFKKLKKLAAKDRTLDAMLHTTFAVTMAEGSAQANVLPSHAEATMSVRILQGDTVESVKKYLESIISEGVLVKVPFAENPKRAGSTDSDVYELLCDTIHEVYGEKTAIVPKLMLGASDSRNYAEVSPAVFRFSGRVKTPKWGEAHQVDERMPVDKLYMPVDFFKTFLGNYNK, from the coding sequence ATGGATTTGGAAAACAAGGGAGCCGAAATCAGCGCCCGGAATGAAAAGTACCTGCGCCATCTGCAGGGGCTGGTGCAGATTCTTTCTGTATCAAGCGTGAATGATGAGCATACGGACTGGAGCAGGTTTGATGAGCTGCATCAGTACCTTCAGACGACATATCCGATGATCTATCAGAAACTGGAACTGACGGTGATCGGAAAGGCAAGCCTCCTTTTCCGCTGGCCGTCTGAAAATCCGGACAGGAAGCCTGTCCTTCTGATGGCGCATCAGGACGTCGTGCCGGCAGGACGCGAAGAACAGTGGAGCCATCCGCCCTTTGCAGGCGAGGTGGAAGATGGTTTCCTCTGGGGAAGAGGATCGGAGGACTGCAAGTCGCTCCTCTCGGCCGAAATGGATGCTGTCGAGGAACTTCTGGAAGAACATTTCAAGCCTTCCTTTGATATTTACCTGTCCTTTGGCCACAATGAGGAAGTGCAGTGCACACCGGACAAGAAGGGATCCATTCTGGCGGCAGAATACCTGAAGAGAAACGGCGTCGAGCTGGCCTGCATTTTTGATGAAGGCGGAAATATCATCGACAATGAAAGCGGCGTGAGGGCGGAAGTCGCACTGGCAGAAAAAGCGCCGAATGAATTCGTCCTCTACAAGGACGGGGATGGCGGACATGCCAGCCGCCCCGGAAAGGGAACAGTGCTTGGCGATATTGCAAGGGCCGCCGCAGCTGTCGAAGAACATCCGATGCCCTACCGTTTGACGCCGCTCGTCAAAGCCTTCCTCAAGGCTGAAGCGCGTTTCAAGGACAAGAAGACAGCCAAGGTGTACCGCCACCCGGGCAAGCATTTCAAAAAACTCAAGAAACTCGCAGCCAAGGACAGGACACTGGATGCCATGCTTCATACGACATTTGCCGTAACGATGGCAGAGGGCAGCGCGCAGGCCAATGTCCTTCCGTCCCATGCAGAAGCAACGATGAGCGTCCGCATCCTTCAAGGTGATACTGTGGAATCAGTAAAGAAGTACCTGGAATCTATCATTTCCGAAGGCGTTCTTGTCAAAGTTCCTTTTGCTGAAAATCCGAAACGGGCAGGAAGCACGGACAGCGATGTCTATGAACTCCTCTGTGATACGATCCATGAAGTCTATGGAGAAAAGACAGCCATCGTGCCAAAACTCATGCTCGGCGCCTCAGACTCCAGAAACTATGCTGAAGTATCCCCGGCTGTTTTCCGCTTCTCCGGCCGCGTAAAGACACCGAAATGGGGCGAAGCCCATCAGGTGGATGAAAGGATGCCGGTAGACAAGCTCTACATGCCTGTTGATTTCTTCAAGACATTCCTTGGCAATTATAATAAGTAA
- a CDS encoding amino acid ABC transporter ATP-binding protein: MLEIKNVKKSFGKQEVLKDVSLRVEKGDVIVILGPSGSGKTTLLRSLAFLEKADGGVMMLGDKSLDMHNASSKDIAWVRKRTAFVFQNYNLFANKTALENVMLGLTAGRGMKKDEAERIARKALRDVGLEDRMDYYPSRLSGGQQQRVGIARAMAVKPDVIFFDEPTSALDPELVGGVLSVMKKLAEDGVTMIVVTHEMKFAREAASKVIFMDGGVIVEEGDPETVFTHPKEARTRKFLRRILDHEDIPEDREGIPEVRAAVKSIPSVSAMPGFM; encoded by the coding sequence ATGCTGGAAATTAAAAACGTAAAGAAAAGTTTCGGGAAACAGGAAGTACTGAAGGATGTGAGCCTGCGCGTGGAAAAGGGAGATGTCATTGTGATTCTGGGGCCTTCAGGCTCCGGAAAGACGACGCTTCTCCGTTCCCTTGCCTTCCTTGAAAAGGCAGACGGAGGTGTGATGATGCTGGGAGACAAGTCGCTTGATATGCACAATGCATCATCCAAGGACATTGCCTGGGTCAGGAAGCGGACAGCTTTCGTCTTCCAAAATTACAATCTCTTTGCCAATAAGACAGCGCTTGAAAATGTCATGCTGGGCCTTACGGCAGGGCGGGGCATGAAGAAGGACGAAGCAGAGCGCATTGCAAGAAAAGCGCTCCGGGATGTAGGCCTTGAAGACAGGATGGATTACTATCCCTCCCGCTTGTCCGGAGGGCAGCAGCAGCGCGTCGGCATTGCAAGAGCCATGGCAGTCAAGCCGGACGTCATTTTCTTTGATGAACCGACATCAGCTCTGGATCCCGAACTCGTCGGCGGTGTCCTCTCTGTCATGAAGAAGCTGGCAGAGGACGGCGTGACGATGATTGTGGTCACGCATGAAATGAAGTTTGCCCGTGAAGCGGCCAGCAAGGTCATCTTCATGGACGGCGGGGTCATCGTGGAAGAGGGAGATCCTGAGACGGTATTCACCCACCCGAAGGAGGCAAGGACGAGAAAGTTCCTGCGCCGCATTCTTGATCATGAAGATATCCCCGAAGACAGGGAGGGAATCCCTGAAGTGCGCGCAGCCGTGAAGAGTATTCCATCTGTCAGCGCGATGCCGGGATTCATGTAA